Proteins found in one Amycolatopsis umgeniensis genomic segment:
- a CDS encoding ArsR/SmtB family transcription factor gives MPKKQDDLRLGGEADFTSPAELVGHPARSAILLALLDGRALPMSVLAVEAGVAPSTTSAHLTRLTEGGLLRVRRQGRHAYYELASARVAEALEALARLAPPRPVRSLRGDGRARALRSARTCYDHLAGQLGVEVMRSLLASHALEGGDGLHHPESSGHDRLSAPGKDIEYHVTETGWEFFGGLGVVVPAGRRKVVRYCVDWTEQRHHLAGALGAALLTRAEELGWVARRAKGVPRALRVTDEGREGFAEFFGFDFAQPEAA, from the coding sequence ATGCCCAAGAAGCAGGACGACCTCCGGCTCGGCGGGGAAGCGGATTTCACTTCTCCCGCCGAGCTGGTCGGCCATCCGGCCCGGTCGGCGATCCTGCTCGCGCTGCTGGACGGACGGGCCTTGCCGATGTCCGTCTTGGCGGTGGAAGCGGGGGTCGCGCCGTCGACGACGAGCGCACACCTGACGAGGCTGACCGAAGGCGGTCTGCTGCGGGTTCGTCGCCAGGGTCGGCACGCCTACTACGAACTGGCGTCCGCACGGGTGGCCGAAGCGCTGGAAGCCTTGGCGCGACTGGCGCCTCCCCGGCCGGTCCGGTCACTGCGCGGGGACGGCCGGGCACGGGCCCTGCGCTCGGCGCGGACCTGTTACGACCACCTGGCCGGGCAGCTCGGTGTCGAGGTGATGCGGTCTTTGCTGGCGTCGCACGCGCTGGAGGGCGGAGACGGTCTTCATCATCCGGAGTCCTCCGGCCACGATCGGCTTTCCGCGCCCGGCAAGGACATCGAGTACCACGTCACGGAGACGGGCTGGGAATTCTTCGGCGGTCTGGGCGTGGTTGTCCCGGCCGGGCGGCGGAAGGTCGTGCGCTACTGCGTCGACTGGACCGAGCAACGGCACCACCTCGCAGGAGCACTGGGAGCGGCTCTGCTGACCCGGGCCGAAGAACTGGGCTGGGTCGCCCGGCGGGCCAAGGGGGTGCCCCGCGCCCTGCGGGTGACCGACGAGGGCCGCGAGGGCTTCGCCGAGTTCTTCGGCTTCGACTTCGCCCAGCCGGAAGCCGCCTGA